The following proteins are co-located in the Apium graveolens cultivar Ventura chromosome 5, ASM990537v1, whole genome shotgun sequence genome:
- the LOC141724877 gene encoding protein PLANT CADMIUM RESISTANCE 2-like isoform X1 has translation MYSTNASNYEKSPQPSAPPAYQYGQPPPITGIPLQYSSEPAMWSTGLFDCLSDFPQCVVTCCCPCISFGQIAEIVDKGSTSCVTSGALYALLALVSGCGCMYSCFYRTKMRKQYMLEERPCGDCLVHLCCEPCALCQEHRELRIRGFDMSLGWQGNLERQSGGMAMAPIVPQSGMSR, from the exons ATGTATTCCACGAACGCAAGTAACTACGAAAAGTCACCGCAGCCATCTGCACCACCAGCATATCAATATGGTCAGCCTCCTCCGATCACCGGAATTCCTCTGCAATACTCCTCCGAACCTGCCATGTGGTCTACCGGCCTTTTTGACTGCTTATCCGACTTTCCACAGT GTGTTGTAACATGTTGTTGTCCATGTATTTCTTTTGGACAGATTGCAGAAATTGTGGATAAAGGATCAACTT CATGTGTTACAAGTGGAGCACTGTATGCACTGCTAGCATTAGTAAGCGGATGTGGATGCATGTACTCATGTTTTTATAGAACTAAGATGAGAAAACAATACATGTTGGAGGAAAGACCTTGCGGTGATTGTTTAGTTCACCTGTGTTGCGAGCCTTGCGCCTTGTGTCAAGAGCACCGTGAGCTGCGAATTCGTGGATTCGACATGTCTCTCG GATGGCAAGGGAACCTGGAGAGACAGAGTGGTGGAATGGCCATGGCACCTATTGTACCTCAGAGTGGAATGAGCAGATGA
- the LOC141660743 gene encoding uncharacterized protein LOC141660743, with translation MSFTGEKIDHSINHGGAPYYFKVKGVNYHNIGSFVPPDGVIPKFYQLYIYDTEDEVNNRINTIKGGSDSVDEGIVQSLLEMLDEPNRLVKDFRMAREWIQQNAVDEFRLVLIAFSSASGQPDHIGPSNEVAGLIVTDDYARGCMDTIIHSRTNGLERIYENDPQFMQLQYLLLFPHGDIGFYRQIPANRTNKKTVQTDSVCRK, from the coding sequence ATGTCTTTCACCGGAGAAAAAATTGATCATAGTATCAATCATGGCGGTGCTCCTTATTATTTCAAGGTCAAAGGTGTAAATTACCACAATATAGGAAGCTTTGTACCACCTGACGGTGTGATCCCCAAATTTTATCAACTCTACATATATGACACCGAAGATGAAGTTAACAACAGAATAAACACCATTAAAGGAGGAAGTGATTCCGTTGATGAGGGTATCGTACAGTCTTTGTTAGAAATGTTGGATGAACCTAATCGTTTGGTCAAAGATTTTCGTATGGCACGTGAATGGATTCAACAGAATGCAGTTGATGAATTCAGATTGGTTCTAATAGCTTTTTCTTCAGCATCTGGTCAACCTGACCATATTGGCCCATCAAATGAAGTTGCCGGATTGATTGTCACAGACGACTATGCAAGAGGATGCATGGATACAATAATCCATTCAAGGACCAATGGATTGGAGAGGATATATGAAAACGATCCACAATTTATGCAACTACAATATCTTCTTCTTTTTCCTCATGGAGATATTGGATTTTACCGTCAAATCCCAGCAAATAGAACTAATAAAAAAACAGTCCAAACAGACTCAGTTTGTAGAAAATGA
- the LOC141724877 gene encoding protein PLANT CADMIUM RESISTANCE 2-like isoform X2, with translation MVSLLRSPEFLCNTPPNLPCGLPAFLTAYPTFHSIAEIVDKGSTSCVTSGALYALLALVSGCGCMYSCFYRTKMRKQYMLEERPCGDCLVHLCCEPCALCQEHRELRIRGFDMSLGWQGNLERQSGGMAMAPIVPQSGMSR, from the exons ATGGTCAGCCTCCTCCGATCACCGGAATTCCTCTGCAATACTCCTCCGAACCTGCCATGTGGTCTACCGGCCTTTTTGACTGCTTATCCGACTTTCCACAGT ATTGCAGAAATTGTGGATAAAGGATCAACTT CATGTGTTACAAGTGGAGCACTGTATGCACTGCTAGCATTAGTAAGCGGATGTGGATGCATGTACTCATGTTTTTATAGAACTAAGATGAGAAAACAATACATGTTGGAGGAAAGACCTTGCGGTGATTGTTTAGTTCACCTGTGTTGCGAGCCTTGCGCCTTGTGTCAAGAGCACCGTGAGCTGCGAATTCGTGGATTCGACATGTCTCTCG GATGGCAAGGGAACCTGGAGAGACAGAGTGGTGGAATGGCCATGGCACCTATTGTACCTCAGAGTGGAATGAGCAGATGA
- the LOC141724876 gene encoding F-box protein SKIP28: MDMEILHTEDKKLLREVTSQSSPPGPPHEAIFLVLSRLPLFELLTMSLVCKSLKDALVDDILVWLDIFIDKPLNFRVSDRILMEITSKASGRLKSLALINCLRITDDGLQAVIANNPLINQLYVPGCTSLTAEGIIRVVEMLVEHSRKPMRLKINGIYNLNSEHLDTIHTLIQFNQTQKKQTKQMYNFYHNRHQYLLNFKEENETNPDIDIDTCPNCSEVRMVFDCPEQMCRRKRKPNLLSVCRGCQFCIPRCEECGRCVTDPEERDDAEAACNDILCMECWLQLPKCNFCNKPYCNLHVQQKHSLSESSGFLCEACN; encoded by the exons ATGGACATGGAGATCCTACATACAGAAGACAAGAAGCTGTTACGGGAAGTTACAAGTCAGTCAAGTCCTCCAGGACCACCGCATGAAGCTATATTCCTTGTCTTGTCTCGCCTTCCCCTTTTCGAGCTTCTCACGATGAGTCTAGTTTGCAAATCACTCAAAGATGCTTTGGTTGATGATATATTGGTGTGGCTCGATATCTTCATTGACAAGCCTTTGAATTTTCGTGTTTCTGATCGTATTCTGATGGAAATTACATCGAAGGCTAGTGGTCGTCTTAAATCTTTGGCGCTCATAAATTGTCTCAGGATAACAGATGATGGTCTTCAAGCTGTCATAGCAAACAATCCTCTCATCAACCAG CTCTATGTACCTGGATGCACCAGTTTAACAGCTGAAGGAATCATTAGAGTAGTCGAGATGTTAGTAGAGCACAGCAGGAAGCCGATGCGTTTAAAGATAAATGGTATCTACAACTTAAATAGTGAACACCTGGACACCATTCACACTCTAATTCAATTCAACCAAACACAGAAAAAGCAGACAAAACAGATGTACAACTTCTACCACAACAGGCACCAGTATCTGTTAAATTTTAAGGAAGAAAACGAAACTAATCCTGATATCGACATTGACACCTGTCCGAATTGCAGTGAAGTACGGATGGTGTTTGACTGCCCAGAGCAGATGTGCAGGAGGAAGAGAAAACCAAACCTGCTGAGTGTATGTCGTGGATGTCAATTTTGCATTCCAAGGTGTGAAGAGTGTGGCAGATGTGTCACAGATCCTGAGGAACGAGATGACGCCGAGGCAGCTTGCAATGATATTTTATGCATGGAGTGCTGGCTTCAGCTACCAAAATGTAATTTCTGTAATAAGCCGTATTGTAACCTACATGTTCAGCAGAAGCACAGTCTTTCAGAATCCTCTGGGTTCTTATGTGAAGCTTGTAATTGA